In Sedimenticola thiotaurini, the following proteins share a genomic window:
- a CDS encoding NRDE family protein, whose product MCTLVILFQPDTRWPLIMAGNRDEMRDRPAMPPAQHWPAQPAVTAGLDQLGGGTWLGMNQYGVVASIMNREGTLGPLAGKKSRGDLVLQALQHTSAEAAQRAMGALAADAYRAFNLFIGDRTQGFWLRSQDHGENSRLECFEIEPGLHMLTSRELDDVSHPRIRHWLPRFRSATPPRPEQQSWQAWRALLSARSAGDPATPHAAMNMDLPGGFATVSSSLIALPRSPGQDDPVWLYADGAPDQAEFVPINVAS is encoded by the coding sequence ATGTGTACCCTGGTGATTCTGTTTCAACCCGACACCCGCTGGCCCCTGATTATGGCGGGCAACCGGGACGAGATGCGTGACCGCCCGGCCATGCCACCCGCACAGCACTGGCCGGCCCAGCCGGCGGTGACAGCCGGGCTGGATCAACTGGGCGGCGGCACCTGGCTGGGAATGAACCAATACGGCGTGGTGGCCAGTATCATGAACCGGGAAGGGACCCTGGGTCCGCTGGCGGGAAAAAAGAGTCGTGGTGATCTGGTGTTGCAGGCACTGCAACACACCAGTGCGGAGGCGGCACAACGGGCCATGGGCGCCCTGGCAGCCGATGCGTACCGGGCATTTAACCTGTTTATCGGGGACCGGACACAGGGCTTCTGGCTGCGTAGCCAGGATCACGGGGAGAATTCCCGGCTGGAGTGCTTTGAGATTGAACCGGGGTTGCATATGCTCACCTCCCGGGAGCTGGATGATGTCAGCCACCCGCGCATTCGCCACTGGCTGCCCCGGTTCCGCTCGGCCACACCACCCCGTCCGGAACAGCAGTCCTGGCAGGCGTGGAGAGCGCTGTTGTCCGCCCGATCGGCGGGTGATCCGGCCACTCCCCATGCCGCCATGAATATGGACCTGCCGGGCGGTTTCGCCACCGTCTCCAGTTCCCTGATTGCCCTGCCCCGCTCACCAGGACAGGATGATCCCGTCTGGCTCTATGCGGACGGCGCACCCGATCAGGCGGAGTTTGTACCGATCAACGTGGCCAGTTGA
- a CDS encoding DNA-J related domain-containing protein: MDNDAMYDNPLIPSILSLLRATPDGVSEHGLIKQLQQTGLLAEKEPAGNLGLFQKHFLVMNALYQLRDRLLQEEGVVLHIDPLSIRLTSCGEEDRGDSSTPSQDEPLRRYYLEWDNLARTSEADVAALLQGFWSRFHAFDQRAEALQQLGLAPDEVPSWSTIQRNYRQLIAQHHPDKGGEPARFIRIREAYELLQRLYARA; this comes from the coding sequence ATGGATAATGACGCTATGTATGACAACCCGCTGATCCCATCCATCCTGTCTCTGCTGCGGGCCACTCCTGACGGGGTGAGCGAGCACGGGCTGATAAAACAGTTACAGCAGACCGGGTTGCTTGCCGAGAAGGAGCCGGCTGGCAACCTTGGACTGTTTCAGAAGCATTTCCTGGTCATGAATGCGCTCTATCAGCTACGGGACAGGCTGCTCCAGGAGGAGGGGGTCGTACTGCACATTGATCCGCTCTCCATTCGGCTGACGTCCTGTGGGGAGGAGGATAGGGGCGATAGCTCCACCCCCAGCCAGGATGAACCGCTGCGCCGTTACTACCTGGAGTGGGACAACCTGGCACGCACATCCGAGGCCGATGTGGCGGCTCTGCTGCAGGGCTTCTGGAGTCGCTTTCACGCCTTTGATCAGCGTGCCGAAGCGCTCCAACAGCTGGGGCTGGCACCCGACGAGGTGCCGTCATGGTCCACCATACAGCGCAACTACCGGCAACTGATTGCGCAGCATCACCCGGACAAGGGGGGTGAGCCGGCTCGCTTTATCCGTATCCGTGAAGCCTATGAGCTGTTGCAGCGGCTCTATGCCCGGGCCTGA
- a CDS encoding glycine C-acetyltransferase, with product MYGDFQQHLQQQLNQIRDAGLYKDERVISSPQGAHVSVNQDREILNLCANNYLGLAQHPAIRQAAAEGLESWGYGLASVRFICGTQTIHKTLEARLSRFLGMQDTILYPSCFDANGGLFETLLGEEDAVISDELNHASIIDGVRLCRARRYRYKNNDMADLEQQLQQADAAGARFKLITTDGVFSMDGYYAQLDRICDLAEQYHALVHVDDSHAVGFVGKSGRGTHEYCHCMERVDITTGTLGKALGGASGGYTSGRREIIELLRQRSRPYLFSNTVAPPVVAGAIAALDLLESSAELRERLEQNTRLFRSGLEQVGFDLLPGSHPIVPIMLYDAPKAVEFARRMLDQGVYVVAFSFPVVPQGRARIRTQISAAHTPDDLAFAIEAFTRVKTDMGI from the coding sequence ATGTACGGCGATTTTCAGCAACATCTGCAACAGCAACTCAATCAGATCCGTGACGCCGGACTCTACAAGGATGAGCGGGTCATCTCCTCGCCCCAGGGGGCCCACGTGTCGGTCAACCAGGATCGGGAGATTCTCAATCTCTGCGCCAACAACTATCTTGGCCTGGCCCAGCACCCGGCGATCCGGCAGGCGGCGGCGGAAGGTCTGGAGAGCTGGGGCTACGGACTCGCCTCGGTGCGCTTTATCTGCGGCACCCAGACCATCCATAAGACCCTGGAGGCCCGCCTGAGCCGGTTTCTCGGCATGCAGGACACCATCCTCTACCCCTCCTGTTTCGACGCCAACGGCGGCCTGTTCGAAACCCTGCTGGGGGAAGAGGATGCGGTTATTTCCGACGAACTTAACCACGCCTCCATTATCGACGGTGTACGGCTCTGTCGCGCCCGCCGCTACCGTTACAAAAACAACGACATGGCCGATCTGGAGCAGCAGCTGCAACAGGCCGACGCAGCCGGCGCCCGTTTCAAGCTGATCACCACCGACGGGGTCTTCTCCATGGATGGCTACTATGCCCAACTGGACAGGATCTGCGACCTGGCCGAGCAGTACCACGCCCTGGTCCACGTGGACGACAGCCACGCGGTGGGTTTTGTCGGCAAAAGCGGACGGGGCACCCATGAGTATTGCCACTGCATGGAACGGGTGGATATCACCACCGGTACCCTGGGCAAGGCCCTGGGCGGCGCCAGCGGTGGTTACACCAGCGGCCGCCGGGAAATCATCGAACTGCTGCGCCAGCGCTCCCGCCCCTATCTGTTCTCCAACACCGTAGCGCCACCGGTGGTGGCGGGGGCCATCGCCGCCCTGGATCTGCTGGAATCCTCCGCTGAACTGCGGGAGCGGCTGGAGCAGAACACCCGACTGTTCCGCAGCGGCCTGGAGCAGGTCGGCTTTGATCTGCTGCCGGGCTCACACCCCATCGTGCCGATCATGCTCTATGACGCACCGAAGGCGGTGGAGTTTGCCCGGCGCATGCTGGATCAGGGTGTCTACGTGGTGGCCTTCTCGTTTCCGGTGGTACCCCAGGGACGGGCGCGCATCCGCACCCAGATCTCCGCCGCCCATACCCCCGATGACCTGGCATTCGCCATTGAGGCCTTCACCAGGGTCAAAACGGATATGGGGATCTGA
- the msrP gene encoding protein-methionine-sulfoxide reductase catalytic subunit MsrP, with amino-acid sequence MLIKKPEVIKSSEITDQSVYLKRRQFIRDSGLLGVGLVGSMVGLPWMKRSWAEAPAGARFGELVSSPFSSDEKLTDYQDATGYNNFYEFGTDKRDPEKHAREFAPRPWSVVVDGACEKPGSYDLEDFLRPHALEERIYRLRCVEAWSMVIPWVGFPLGAALKRFQPTSKAKYVAFETLYDPERMPGQQRRVLEWPYREGLRMDEAMHPLTILAVGMYGAELPNQNGAPLRLVVPWKYGFKSIKSIVRISFTEEQPASTWNQLQPAEYGFYSNVNPQVDHPRWSQKKERRIGDWLKQETLMFNGYGDQVASLYRGMDLKKYF; translated from the coding sequence ATGCTGATCAAAAAGCCCGAGGTCATAAAATCATCTGAAATCACCGACCAGTCGGTCTACCTGAAACGGCGACAGTTTATCCGTGACAGCGGATTGCTGGGGGTTGGGCTGGTTGGGTCAATGGTGGGTTTGCCATGGATGAAGCGCTCCTGGGCAGAGGCGCCTGCCGGGGCCCGGTTTGGCGAACTGGTGTCGAGTCCGTTCAGCAGTGATGAGAAACTGACCGATTACCAGGACGCCACCGGCTACAACAACTTTTACGAGTTCGGTACAGACAAGCGTGATCCGGAAAAACATGCCCGGGAGTTTGCGCCCCGTCCCTGGTCGGTGGTGGTGGATGGGGCCTGTGAAAAACCGGGCAGTTACGACCTGGAGGATTTCCTGCGTCCCCATGCCCTGGAGGAGCGTATCTATCGATTGCGCTGTGTGGAGGCCTGGTCGATGGTGATCCCCTGGGTCGGTTTTCCCCTGGGCGCTGCATTGAAGCGCTTCCAGCCAACTTCAAAGGCGAAGTATGTCGCCTTCGAAACCCTGTACGATCCGGAGCGTATGCCCGGGCAGCAGCGCCGGGTACTGGAGTGGCCCTACCGGGAGGGGTTACGTATGGATGAGGCGATGCATCCCCTGACCATCCTGGCGGTTGGTATGTATGGTGCCGAGTTGCCAAATCAGAACGGCGCGCCGCTGCGTCTGGTGGTGCCCTGGAAATACGGTTTCAAGAGTATCAAATCCATTGTCCGGATCAGCTTTACCGAGGAACAGCCGGCCAGCACCTGGAACCAGTTGCAGCCCGCCGAGTACGGTTTCTATTCCAATGTGAATCCCCAGGTGGATCACCCCCGCTGGAGCCAGAAGAAGGAGCGACGTATCGGTGACTGGTTGAAGCAGGAGACCCTGATGTTCAACGGATACGGGGATCAGGTGGCGTCACTCTACCGCGGGATGGATCTGAAAAAATATTTCTGA
- a CDS encoding sulfite oxidase heme-binding subunit YedZ, translating into MTRTGVINWLLKPLLAMLLLVPLGLLVLDATRDALGANPVETIIHQTGLWALRLLLLTLAITPLCQVTGISDWVRFRRLIGLLSFLYALLHFSTYAVLDQGLDLGEILTDVLKRPYITLGFATFLLLIPLAATSHNRIIRWLGGRRWKRLHRLVYIAGLGGALHYLWLVRADVLPPLLYLGLFLGLMLFRIPAAIRSGLMYRLRKISPFQRHHHFHEEEPS; encoded by the coding sequence ATGACGCGAACAGGGGTTATTAACTGGCTGCTGAAACCGTTGCTGGCTATGCTGTTGCTGGTGCCCCTGGGCCTGCTGGTGCTGGACGCTACCCGGGATGCCCTGGGTGCCAATCCGGTGGAGACCATTATCCACCAGACCGGTCTCTGGGCGCTGCGTCTGCTGTTGCTTACCCTGGCCATTACACCTCTCTGCCAGGTCACCGGGATCAGCGACTGGGTTCGTTTTCGCCGCCTGATCGGTCTGCTCAGCTTTCTCTATGCACTGCTCCATTTCAGCACCTATGCGGTGCTGGACCAGGGGTTGGATTTAGGGGAGATTCTGACCGATGTACTGAAACGTCCCTATATAACGCTCGGGTTTGCTACCTTTCTGCTGTTGATTCCCCTGGCGGCCACTTCCCATAACAGGATCATTCGATGGCTGGGTGGGCGGCGCTGGAAACGGCTGCACCGGCTGGTCTACATCGCCGGATTGGGCGGGGCGCTTCACTATCTCTGGCTGGTCAGGGCGGACGTTCTGCCGCCGTTGCTCTACCTGGGGCTGTTTCTGGGCTTGATGCTGTTCCGGATACCGGCCGCTATCCGGTCCGGTCTGATGTACCGGCTACGGAAAATATCCCCTTTTCAGCGTCATCACCACTTCCATGAGGAGGAGCCGTCATGA
- a CDS encoding DUF1223 domain-containing protein has protein sequence MNRVTLGRLCVLMGLLLAADLAAETVRISSGEQRVNLVELYTSEGCSSCPPAEAWLNGYLEMATLWRDVIPLAFHVDYWDYIGWQDRFAQPQFSQRQYRYRKEGAIGAVYTPGILVNGKEWRGGFRQRPVVADERVGELTLEIAGDQLSARFMPTDKTVNGARLHLAVVAFGLTSTVAAGENRGRQLAHEFVVLELNSRDSTDLRWQMTLPEARSRDAARHALVAWVSRPGSQRPLQAAAGWLPD, from the coding sequence ATGAACAGGGTAACCCTGGGTCGTTTATGCGTACTGATGGGGCTGTTGCTGGCCGCTGATCTGGCGGCTGAAACCGTGCGCATCAGTAGCGGTGAACAACGGGTCAACCTGGTGGAGCTGTACACCTCGGAGGGGTGCAGCAGCTGCCCCCCGGCGGAGGCCTGGCTGAACGGTTATCTGGAAATGGCCACCCTGTGGCGCGATGTGATACCGCTCGCCTTTCATGTGGACTACTGGGACTACATCGGCTGGCAGGACCGGTTTGCCCAGCCGCAATTCTCCCAACGGCAGTATCGCTATCGGAAAGAGGGGGCGATAGGAGCGGTCTATACACCGGGGATACTGGTGAATGGCAAAGAGTGGCGGGGCGGTTTTCGACAACGTCCCGTGGTGGCGGATGAGAGAGTCGGTGAATTGACGCTGGAGATTGCGGGAGACCAGCTGTCGGCCCGTTTTATGCCGACGGATAAAACGGTTAACGGGGCGCGTCTGCATCTGGCCGTCGTAGCGTTCGGTCTGACCAGTACGGTGGCGGCGGGGGAGAACCGGGGGCGTCAACTGGCCCATGAGTTCGTCGTTTTGGAGCTGAATAGCCGTGATTCCACCGATTTACGCTGGCAAATGACACTGCCTGAGGCCCGTTCGCGGGATGCGGCACGCCACGCCCTGGTCGCCTGGGTCAGTCGCCCGGGCAGTCAACGGCCCTTGCAAGCCGCCGCCGGCTGGCTGCCGGACTAG
- a CDS encoding MBL fold metallo-hydrolase → MREAVTAVLVHGDEVFVIKRQNYLRAFPGYYAFPGGKVDEEDAGFVYQHPQLAEFRPERIRALVRELDEELGFDLEQAIEQNQVEEIDLIGVAVTPAFERVRFHAHYYKVVLKSKALFRPDVNEIAWSGWLHKDEFLARYESGEGMMVVPIMHTARALARDMASSPIEPFNLEYDEERELAYLELIRGLGYIPTPSNTLPPAEYTYALMIGDGDAPRYLVDPAPASDQVLERMFNTLKDHPVDGILITHHHPDHHERAPDIARQLGLPMLCSKNTRQRLLERNGADYLDGIEVRHVQEGDQLTQWLGRDVHCYELPGHDDGMIGLAPEDMSWFFVADLVQPMATVVIPEPEGDMQDYFDTLQRIIDLQPGVVVSSHGIPMGGTHVLEKTLQHRQEREAQIVAMLNAGDDLDQIVKRLYRGVDQKLLPLAEQNVRQHLRKLGHAV, encoded by the coding sequence ATGCGTGAAGCCGTAACCGCCGTACTCGTCCATGGTGATGAAGTCTTTGTCATCAAACGCCAGAACTATCTGCGTGCCTTCCCGGGCTATTACGCCTTTCCCGGCGGGAAGGTGGATGAAGAGGACGCCGGCTTTGTTTACCAGCATCCGCAATTGGCCGAATTCAGACCGGAGCGAATCCGGGCGCTGGTCCGGGAGCTGGATGAGGAGCTGGGCTTCGATCTGGAACAGGCGATCGAACAGAACCAGGTGGAGGAGATCGATCTGATCGGGGTTGCCGTCACGCCGGCGTTCGAACGGGTCCGTTTCCACGCCCACTATTACAAGGTCGTACTGAAATCCAAGGCGCTGTTCCGTCCCGACGTGAATGAGATTGCCTGGTCCGGCTGGCTGCATAAAGATGAGTTCCTGGCCCGCTACGAATCGGGTGAAGGGATGATGGTAGTGCCGATCATGCACACTGCCCGTGCCCTGGCCCGGGATATGGCCAGCAGTCCGATTGAGCCCTTCAACCTGGAGTATGATGAAGAGCGTGAACTGGCCTATCTTGAGCTGATTCGTGGACTTGGATATATACCCACCCCGTCCAACACACTGCCACCAGCGGAATATACCTACGCCCTGATGATTGGTGATGGTGATGCGCCGCGCTACCTGGTGGATCCGGCACCGGCCTCCGATCAGGTGCTGGAGCGGATGTTCAATACCCTGAAGGATCACCCGGTGGACGGCATCCTGATCACCCATCACCACCCGGACCACCATGAGCGGGCCCCTGACATCGCCCGCCAGCTTGGCCTGCCCATGCTCTGTTCAAAAAACACCCGGCAACGCCTGCTGGAGCGTAATGGTGCCGACTACCTGGACGGTATCGAGGTCAGGCATGTGCAGGAGGGAGATCAACTGACCCAGTGGCTGGGCCGGGATGTGCACTGTTATGAGCTGCCGGGACACGATGACGGCATGATCGGCCTGGCGCCGGAGGATATGTCCTGGTTCTTTGTGGCGGATCTGGTGCAGCCCATGGCTACCGTGGTGATCCCGGAGCCGGAAGGAGATATGCAGGACTATTTTGACACCCTGCAACGGATTATCGATCTGCAACCCGGAGTGGTTGTCTCATCTCACGGTATCCCGATGGGTGGCACCCATGTGCTGGAGAAAACCCTGCAACATCGGCAGGAGCGGGAGGCGCAGATTGTCGCCATGCTGAACGCCGGGGATGATCTGGATCAGATAGTGAAGCGTCTCTACCGTGGCGTCGATCAGAAATTGCTACCATTGGCTGAGCAGAATGTCAGACAGCATCTGCGCAAGCTGGGCCACGCGGTATAG
- a CDS encoding MaoC/PaaZ C-terminal domain-containing protein encodes MATMENIPYSELEVGTTASFSKSLQHDDLILFAQISGDVNPVHLDDEFAQETPFKGRIAHGMWTGSVVSAAVATVLPGPGTIYLEQNLQFRRPVRPGDEVTVKLTVTGKLDDTKRHVALDCQVHNQDGVLVAKGDARVIAPDKKIKLDKPVLPSIKIG; translated from the coding sequence ATGGCTACAATGGAAAACATACCCTATAGCGAATTGGAGGTCGGTACGACCGCCAGTTTCAGTAAATCTTTACAGCATGATGATCTGATACTGTTTGCCCAGATCTCCGGTGACGTGAATCCGGTACACCTGGACGATGAGTTTGCTCAGGAAACCCCGTTCAAGGGGCGCATTGCCCACGGCATGTGGACCGGTTCGGTGGTCTCGGCTGCGGTAGCGACCGTATTACCTGGTCCCGGCACCATCTATCTGGAGCAGAATCTGCAATTTCGCCGGCCGGTGCGGCCCGGTGATGAGGTCACCGTAAAGTTGACCGTGACCGGAAAGCTGGATGATACCAAACGCCATGTGGCACTGGATTGCCAGGTACACAACCAGGATGGCGTACTGGTGGCCAAGGGAGACGCCCGGGTGATCGCCCCGGATAAGAAGATAAAACTGGACAAGCCGGTACTGCCGTCGATCAAGATTGGCTAG
- a CDS encoding CaiB/BaiF CoA transferase family protein, translated as MKNQSFLAGYRVLDLSQYIPGPFATRMLSDLGADVIKIEPPRGDPMRNFMLSDNATPSALYRHLNRGKRVVKLDLKSDQGKAELSRLLKNADVLLEAFRPGVMDRLGFDRARLEQLNPQLVHCALSGYGQNGPYRDHAGHDLNYCAASGALSATGTLAQPMIIFPPLADHAGAMQAVAAIQSALLGRAKSGKGAFIDISLFDSAMALQYLGLSEAKESAGVQREQLLLNGGAACYNIYQTADNQFLALAPLEAKFWRAFCEAVDRPAWIPRQLENMPQTVLIEELRELFLSQPLEHWQRLLGEVDCCFETIPSLDQTKHHPQVEARGLLNDWEPAYPAWINGAPCRLPNPLVEVGDGESVNWFTEDHPE; from the coding sequence ATGAAAAACCAAAGTTTTCTCGCCGGCTACCGGGTACTGGACCTGTCCCAGTATATTCCGGGGCCGTTTGCCACCCGGATGCTCTCCGACCTCGGCGCAGATGTAATCAAAATCGAACCGCCACGCGGCGACCCGATGCGTAACTTCATGCTATCGGATAACGCCACACCTTCGGCGCTCTATCGGCATCTGAATCGTGGCAAGCGGGTGGTCAAACTGGATCTGAAGTCCGACCAGGGTAAAGCGGAGCTGAGCCGCCTGCTGAAAAACGCCGATGTGCTGCTGGAAGCGTTCCGGCCCGGCGTTATGGATCGACTCGGTTTCGACCGGGCCCGATTGGAACAACTCAATCCGCAACTGGTCCATTGCGCCCTTTCCGGTTACGGGCAGAATGGCCCCTACCGTGACCACGCCGGCCACGACCTGAACTACTGCGCCGCCAGTGGGGCCCTCAGCGCCACCGGCACCCTGGCACAGCCCATGATCATCTTCCCGCCGTTGGCCGATCATGCCGGTGCCATGCAGGCGGTGGCCGCTATTCAATCGGCCCTGCTTGGCCGGGCCAAGAGTGGTAAGGGGGCGTTTATCGACATCAGTCTGTTCGATTCGGCCATGGCACTACAGTACCTGGGACTGAGTGAGGCGAAGGAGAGCGCGGGTGTACAACGGGAACAACTGCTGCTGAATGGTGGCGCCGCCTGTTACAACATCTATCAGACCGCCGACAACCAGTTCCTGGCCCTGGCGCCACTGGAGGCCAAATTCTGGCGCGCATTCTGTGAAGCGGTGGATCGCCCCGCCTGGATACCCCGCCAACTGGAGAACATGCCCCAGACCGTCCTGATCGAAGAGTTACGGGAGCTGTTCCTCTCCCAACCCCTGGAACACTGGCAGCGTCTGCTGGGTGAAGTGGATTGCTGCTTTGAGACCATACCCAGTCTGGATCAGACCAAGCACCACCCACAGGTGGAAGCCCGGGGTTTGCTGAACGATTGGGAGCCAGCTTATCCGGCCTGGATCAACGGCGCCCCCTGTCGCCTACCCAACCCGCTGGTGGAGGTCGGCGATGGAGAGAGTGTCAACTGGTTTACCGAGGATCACCCAGAGTAA
- a CDS encoding phenylacetate--CoA ligase family protein — MTEFYDHLETRDQKQRQEALIEAVAAQVAHAKAEAPAYSRILADVDPADITSAEAITRLPLTRKSALIEMQQNARPFGGLAAAKAPRLAYVFASPGPIYEPGSKRSDFWRFARALFAAGFRTGELVHNCFSYHFVPAGAMVDSGAHALGCSVIPAGVGQTELQVQTIADLRPDGYVGTPSFLKIILEKADDMGADVSSLKKALVSGEALPPPLREGFSKRGIKVLQCYATADLGVIAYETDAMEGLVIDEGVYVEIVRPGTGEPVADGEVGEVVVTSLNPDYPLIRFATGDLSAIMPGISPCGRTNRRIKGWMGRADQTAKVRGMFIHPEQVDRVVKRHPEIRKARLVVDWVNESDQLTLQFEADSSSAELEQAIADSIRDVCKVRGEAKPVAPGTLPNDGKVIDDTRQYD; from the coding sequence ATGACCGAGTTTTACGATCACCTGGAAACCCGTGATCAGAAGCAGCGCCAGGAGGCGCTGATCGAGGCGGTGGCTGCCCAAGTCGCCCACGCCAAGGCCGAGGCACCCGCCTATAGCCGTATTCTCGCGGACGTTGATCCGGCCGACATCACCAGCGCGGAAGCGATCACCCGGCTGCCACTGACCCGAAAGTCGGCTCTGATCGAGATGCAGCAGAACGCCCGCCCGTTTGGCGGTTTGGCGGCGGCCAAAGCGCCCCGGCTTGCCTACGTGTTCGCCTCGCCTGGGCCCATCTACGAGCCGGGTTCAAAACGCTCGGACTTCTGGCGTTTTGCCCGGGCACTGTTTGCGGCCGGCTTCAGAACCGGTGAACTGGTGCATAACTGCTTCTCCTACCATTTTGTACCCGCCGGCGCCATGGTCGATAGTGGAGCCCATGCCCTGGGCTGCTCGGTAATTCCGGCAGGTGTCGGGCAGACCGAACTGCAGGTGCAAACCATCGCCGATCTCCGACCGGATGGTTACGTCGGAACCCCCTCCTTCCTCAAGATCATCCTGGAAAAAGCGGACGATATGGGGGCGGATGTGAGCAGCCTGAAGAAGGCGTTGGTATCCGGTGAAGCACTGCCACCGCCATTGCGCGAAGGATTCAGCAAACGGGGCATCAAAGTGTTGCAGTGTTACGCCACCGCCGACCTGGGTGTAATCGCCTATGAGACCGACGCAATGGAGGGCCTGGTTATCGATGAAGGGGTCTATGTGGAGATTGTCCGCCCGGGCACCGGAGAGCCGGTTGCCGATGGCGAAGTCGGCGAAGTCGTGGTCACCAGCCTCAACCCGGACTATCCGCTGATCCGTTTTGCAACCGGCGATCTCTCCGCCATCATGCCGGGGATCAGTCCCTGTGGACGTACCAACCGTCGCATCAAGGGCTGGATGGGACGTGCTGACCAGACTGCCAAGGTGCGGGGTATGTTTATCCACCCGGAACAGGTGGACCGGGTTGTCAAACGTCATCCGGAGATCCGTAAAGCACGCCTGGTGGTTGACTGGGTAAACGAAAGTGATCAGTTGACCCTGCAGTTTGAAGCCGACAGCAGCTCCGCTGAGTTGGAGCAGGCGATTGCCGATAGTATCCGGGATGTCTGCAAAGTGCGCGGCGAAGCCAAACCGGTAGCACCCGGGACGCTGCCGAACGATGGCAAGGTGATAGACGATACCCGCCAATACGACTGA
- a CDS encoding ABC transporter substrate-binding protein translates to MHKNIISIAVSSALLAFGAGNVVAEESIQVGHLAAYTGPTSDVGKPYGQGIADAMSYINAHGGINGKMLDFDTVDYSYNAPRAVSTYKKWMSGNKPVAIQGWGTADTEALVKFVTRDKIFFMSASYSSHLTDPTGKSKYVKSPAPYNFFYGPSYSDGCRAVVQWAAEDWKNKGGQGTPKYVHMGDNHPYPNSPKVACEAYAKELGFEVLNPIVYSLKPGDFKAQCLSLKDSGANYAYLANTSGSNISLLKSCKTVGVDTQFLSNIWGWDENAMKATGSDGNGLAWVVAASTWYDDVPGMKTVKEISKISDPSGEEARPLHYMRGVCTAMFMRDAMLAADKAGKITGPTLKAAMEKMTDHVPAGMEGVCAPHTWTDQDHRGNLNVMVYRSIDGDTLKMEKIYTADLPRRDDWLGM, encoded by the coding sequence ATGCATAAAAATATAATTTCTATCGCGGTTAGCTCCGCTCTTCTGGCTTTTGGCGCAGGTAATGTTGTGGCCGAGGAGTCCATTCAGGTTGGTCATCTGGCCGCTTACACCGGCCCGACCTCTGATGTCGGCAAACCCTATGGCCAGGGTATCGCCGATGCCATGAGTTACATCAACGCACATGGCGGCATCAACGGCAAGATGCTCGATTTTGACACGGTCGACTACTCCTACAACGCACCACGCGCCGTATCCACCTACAAAAAATGGATGTCGGGAAACAAGCCTGTCGCCATTCAGGGCTGGGGCACAGCGGATACCGAGGCACTGGTTAAATTCGTAACGCGGGACAAGATCTTCTTCATGTCCGCTTCCTACTCCAGTCACCTGACCGACCCCACGGGTAAGTCCAAGTACGTCAAGTCTCCGGCTCCCTATAACTTCTTCTACGGCCCTTCCTATTCTGACGGCTGTCGTGCCGTGGTGCAGTGGGCTGCTGAAGACTGGAAGAACAAAGGTGGTCAGGGCACGCCCAAGTACGTCCACATGGGTGACAACCACCCCTACCCCAACTCTCCCAAAGTGGCTTGCGAAGCCTATGCCAAAGAGCTGGGATTCGAGGTCCTGAACCCGATTGTCTACTCCCTGAAACCGGGTGATTTCAAGGCACAGTGCCTGTCCCTGAAAGATTCCGGCGCCAACTATGCCTACCTGGCCAACACCTCCGGTTCCAACATTTCGCTGTTGAAATCCTGTAAAACCGTCGGTGTGGATACCCAGTTCCTCTCCAACATCTGGGGTTGGGATGAGAACGCCATGAAAGCCACCGGCAGCGATGGCAATGGTCTGGCCTGGGTTGTAGCCGCATCCACTTGGTATGACGATGTCCCCGGTATGAAGACCGTTAAAGAGATCTCCAAGATCTCCGACCCCAGTGGCGAGGAAGCACGTCCGCTGCACTACATGCGTGGTGTCTGTACCGCCATGTTCATGCGTGATGCCATGCTGGCTGCTGACAAGGCCGGCAAGATCACCGGCCCCACTCTGAAGGCCGCCATGGAGAAGATGACGGATCATGTACCCGCCGGTATGGAAGGTGTTTGCGCACCACACACCTGGACCGATCAGGATCACCGTGGAAACCTGAATGTGATGGTCTATCGCAGCATTGATGGTGATACGCTGAAGATGGAAAAGATTTACACTGCTGATCTGCCACGTCGCGACGACTGGCTCGGCATGTAA